The following are encoded together in the Drosophila sechellia strain sech25 chromosome 3R, ASM438219v1, whole genome shotgun sequence genome:
- the LOC6612715 gene encoding pickpocket protein 19: MLLYTKELVAPRPRPGLLRFRNKPPGIKFRERLRSSFANSSIHGMQHVFGEQHLWQRCLWLAIVLGAVITGFSLYTVLMHRHSEQLLVSLIETTQLPVYHIDFPAVAVCPWSHFNWQRAPSALLRFLPRHPNAELRETFRQLLASLDIMNFSNFNRIRKLTKRNMTGISYLKVSDLMNYMTYRCDELFVADSCVFDETPYDCCKLFVREQTVKGQCLVFNSMISENSRKKHLTNQFYPYKLSTAGEESGLKFTINASYFFMNNIDALTPFGMKLMIKEPHQWSNEILYHLYPDTENFVAVHPMVTETSPNTYEMSPKRRRCYFDNEKNPTFQNTSLTYNRENCLVVCLHLVVWKTCQCSLPDFLPPIDGVPECGINDAQCLGYNSDIFSYVKMGDQEKYINDSRQGHFCDCPENCNSRQYEMSLNVRKLDYPKNSTDRLIKAQVYYGQRVMTKIVTKLKYTSVDLLANFGGIISLYIGASVMSFIEFLFVLGKLMWVSIKDARTKLKGNTK, translated from the exons ATGTTGCTTTACACCAAGGAACTCGTGGCTCCGCGGCCGCGACCAGGACTACTTCGCTTCAGGAACAAGCCGCCTGGCATTAAGTTCCGGGAAAGACTGCGCAGCTCCTTCGCAAACTCCAGCATCCATGGGATGCAGCACGTCTTCGGGGAGCAGCATCTCTGGCAGCGCTGCCTGTGGCTCGCCATCGTCCTGGGAGCGGTGATCACCGGATTCAGTCTGTACACCGTGCTGATGCATCGCCACAGCGAGCAGCTCCTGGTCAGCCTGATAGAGACCACACAGTTGCCTGTGTACCACATCGACTTTCCAGCTGTGGCCGTTTGCCCCTGGAGTCATTTCAACTGGCAGAGGGCTCCGTCGGCATTGCTCCGCTTTCTGCCACGTCATCCGAATGCCGAGCTCCGGGAAACATTTCGCCAGCTACTCGCCAGTCTGGACATTATGAACTTCTCTAACTTTAACCGTATACGGAAATTGACTAAAAGAAATATGACGGGGATTAGCTATCTGAAAGTGTCGGACCTGATGAACTACATGACCTATCGATGCGATGAACTCTTCGTCGCCGATTCCTGCGTCTTCGATGAGACTCCCTACGACTGCTGCAAGCTTTTTGTGCGCGAGCAGACGGTGAAGGGCCAGTGCTTGGTCTTCAACTCCATGATTTCGGAGAACTCGCGCAAGAAGCACCTGACCAACCAGTTCTATCCCTACAAGCTGAGCACCGCTGGCGAGGAGTCGGGCCTCAAGTTCACGATCAATGCGAGCTACTTCTTTATGAACAACATAGACGCGCTTACTCCATTTGGAATGAAA CTCATGATAAAGGAACCACACCAGTGGTCCAATGAAATATTGTACCACCTCTACCCGGATACGGAGAACTTCGTTGCTGTGCATCCGATGGTCACGGAAACCTCTCCAAATACCTATGAGATGAGTCCCAAAAGAAGGCGTTGCTACTTTGAT AACGAAAAGAACCCTACCTTCCAGAACACTTCGTTGACTTATAACCGCGAAAACTGCCTCGTGGTGTGCCTCCACTTAGTTGTGTGGAAGACCTGCCAGTGCTCGCTGCCAGATTTTCTGCCACCCATTG ATGGAGTTCCGGAATGTGGAATCAACGATGCACAATGCTTGGGCTACAATTCCGATATATTCTCTTACGTGAAGATGGGTGATCAGGAGAAATACATTAACGACTCACGACAGGGTCACTTTTGTGATTGTCcagaaaattgcaattcaCGGCAGTACGAAATGTCGCTTAATGTGCGCAAATTAGATTA CCCAAAAAACTCGACAGATCGATTGATAAAAGCCCAGGTTTATTATGGCCAGCGTGTCATGACCAAAATTGTTACGAAACTCAAGTACACCAGTGTAGATTTACTGGCCAACTTTGGTGGCATCATAAGTCTGTATATAGGGGCCTCCGTCATGAGTTTTATAGAGTTTTTATTTGTGCTGGGAAAGCTGATGTGGGTTTCCATCAAAGATGCGCGCACGAAATTAAAAGGGAATACTAAGTAG
- the LOC6612718 gene encoding lysoplasmalogenase-like protein TMEM86A: protein MNDFGPFAKSHGPKLVPFLVTLVLYFSLVRRDPQGELWTTVLKCLPIFALVFYVVAKGISLKKEYRRSLWILLGLVFSSGGDALLNINLFPFGMISFGVAHVFYISAFGWKPVKWFIGLVLYVAVSFFVYFVHTKLDEILIIGVPIYCFLITTMLWRSLARAVDSRNFLAVFCAIGAILFVISDALIAVTMFVGVPLPCARLQIMITYYAAQFAIALSTADDGPALQRSFRKKIK, encoded by the exons ATGAACGATTTCGGGCCGTTC GCCAAGTCGCATGGTCCCAAGTTGGTGCCATTTCTGGTGACCCTCGTCCTGTACTTCTCGCTGGTGAGGAGGGATCCTCAAGGAGAGCTATGGACCACCGTGCTCAAATGCCTGCCCATTTTCGCCCTAGTATTCTATGTGGTGGCTAAGGGAATCTCGCTCAAGAAGGA ATACCGTCGCTCACTTTGGATTCTTTTGGGTCTGGTTTTCTCGAGCGGTGGTGATGCTCTGCTCAACATAAATCTCTTTCCCTTCGGAATGATCTCCTTTGGAGTGGCGCACGTGTTTTATATCAGCGCCTTTGGCTGGAAGCCCGTAAAGTGGTTCATTGGACTGGTCTTGTACGTGGCCGTATCATTTT TTGTTTACTTCGTGCACACGAAACTGGACGAGATTCTCATCATCGGAGTGCCCATCTACTGTTTCCTGATCACCACAATGCTATGGAGATCGCTGGCCCGCGCCGTGGACTCCAGGAACTTCCTCGCCGTGTTCTGTGCCATCGGAGCCATTCTGTTTGTGATCTCCGACGCCCTGATCGCGGTCACCATGTTCGTGGGCGTGCCCCTGCCCTGCGCCCGCCTCCAGATCATGATCACCTACTACGCCGCCCAGTTCGCCATCGCGCTGAGCACCGCGGACGACGGTCCTGCCCTCCAACGCTCCTTTCGCAAGAAAATTAAGTGA
- the LOC6612714 gene encoding general odorant-binding protein 99a, giving the protein MKVFVAICVLIGLASADYVVKNRHDMLVFRDECVKDLAVPVDLVEKYQKWEYPNDAKTQCYIKCIFTKWGLFDVQSGFNVENIHQQLEGNHADHNEAFHASLAACVDKNEQGSNACEWAYRGATCLLKENLAQIQKSLAPKA; this is encoded by the exons ATGAAGGTTTTCGTTGCCATCTGCGTGCTGATTGGACTG GCCTCCGCCGACTATGTGGTGAAGAACCGCCACGACATGCTGGTCTTCCGGGATGAGTGCGTCAAGGACCTGGCCGTGCCCGTGGATCTGGTGGAGAAGTACCAGAAGTGGGAGTACCCCAACGACGCCAAGACCCAGTGCTACATCAAGTGCATCTTCACCAAGTGGGGCCTGTTCGACGTCCAGAGCGGCTTCAACGTGGAGAACATCCACCAGCAGCTGGAGGGCAACCACGCCGACCACAACGAGGCCTTCCACGCCTCCTTGGCCGCCTGCGTGGACAAGAACGAGCAGGGATCCAACGCCTGCGAGTGGGCCTACCGCGGAGCCACCTGCCTGCTGAAGGAGAACCTGGCCCAGATCCAGAAAAGCCTGGCCCCCAAGGCCTAG
- the LOC6612720 gene encoding general odorant-binding protein 99a, producing the protein MLKYLIVSLALCAVAHADDWTPKTGEEIRNIRVECLKENPLSNDQISQLKNLIFPNEPDVRQYLTCSATKLGIFCDQQGYHADRLAKQFKMDLSEEEALQIAQSCVDDNAQKSPTDVWAFRGHQCMMASKIGDKVRAFVKAKAEEAKKKAA; encoded by the exons ATGCTCAAGTATCTGATCGTATCTCTGGCCCTCTGTGCTGTG GCCCATGCCGATGACTGGACGCCCAAGACTGGCGAGGAGATCAGGAATATCCGCGTGGAGTGCCTCAAGGAGAATCCGCTGAGCAACGACCAGATCTCCCAGCTGAAGAACCTGATCTTCCCCAACGAGCCCGACGTGCGCCAGTACCTGACCTGCTCGGCCACCAAGCTGGGCATCTTCTGCGACCAGCAGGGCTACCACGCCGACCGCCTGGCCAAGCAGTTCAAGATGGACCTGTCCGAGGAGGAGGCCCTCCAGATCGCCCAGAGCTGTGTGGACGACAACGCGCAGAAGAGTCCCACGGACGTGTGGGCCTTCCGCGGACACCAGTGCATGATGGCCAGCAAGATCGGCGACAAGGTCAGGGCCTTCGTGAAGGCCAAGGCGGAGGAGGCCAAGAAGAAGGCCGCCTAG
- the LOC6612716 gene encoding mitotic checkpoint protein BUB3: protein MRPPEFKLNNPPEDLISAVKFGPKSNQYMAASSWDGTLRFYDVPANQLRQKFLQDAPLLDCAFMDIVHVVSGSLDNQLRLFDVNTQAESIIGAHDEPIRCVEHAEYVNGILTGSWDNTVKLWDMREKRCVGTFEQNNGKVYSMSVIDEKIVVATSDRKVLIWDLRKMDSYIMKRESSLKYQTRCIRLFPNKEGYVMSSIEGRVAVEYLDHDPEVQRRKFAFKCHRNREQNIEQIYPVNALSFHNVYQTFATGGSDGIVNIWDGFNKKRLCQFHEYDTSISTLNFSSDGSALAIGCSYLDQLPETPATVPHPAIYIRYPTDQETKQK from the exons ATGCGTCCACCAGAGTTCAAGCTTAACAATCCGCCAGAGGACCTTATCTCCGCTGTGAAATTCGGCCCCAAATCGAATCAGTACATGGCGGCGTCCTCCTGGGACGGAACACTTAGGTTCTACGATGTGCCGGCAAACCAGCTGCGTCAGAAATTCCTACAGGATGCCCCCCTTCTGGACTGTGCCTTCATG GACATAGTGCACGTGGTCAGTGGCTCCCTGGACAACCAGCTGCGTCTCTTTGATGTCAACACCCAGGCGGAAAGCATAATTGGTGCCCACGATGAGCCCATCAGATGCGTGGAGCACGCCGAGTATGTCAATGGCATCCTCACAGGTAGCTGGGACAACACCGTGAAGCTGTGGGACATGCGGGAGAAGCGCTGCGTTGGAACCTTCGAACAGAACAACGGAAAGGTGTACTCCATGTCCGTGATCGACGAGAAGATCGTGGTGGCCACCTCCGACCGCAAAGTGCTCATCTGGGACCTGCGCAAGATGGACAGCTACATCATGAAACGGGAGTCCTCGCTTAAGTACCAGACCCGCTGCATTCGTCTTTTCCCCAACAAAGAGGGCTACGTGATGTCCTCCATCGAGGGACGGGTGGCAGTGGAGTACCTTGATCACGATCCTGAAGTGCAGCGCCGCAAGTTCGCTTTCAAGTGCCACCGGAATAGGGAGCAGAACATCGAACAGATCTACCCCGTGAATGCCTTGAGTTTCCACAATGTCTACCAGACGTTCGCCACTGGCGGATCCGATGGTATTGTGAACATTTGGGATGGCTTCAACAAGAAGCGGCTTTGCCAGTTCCACGAATACGATACCTCCATATCCACGCTTAACTTCAGCTCCGATGGCAGCGCCCTGGCCATCGGCTGCTCCTACTTGGACCAACTGCCAGAGACGCCGGCCACCGTGCCACATCCGGCCATCTATATACGCTATCCCACGGACCAGGAAACCAAGCAGAAATAA
- the LOC6612719 gene encoding head-specific guanylate cyclase: MACPFFRRADSLTRQPSVIAEPGGHWALEDEELSDDALTLTHLQMAIQLLTAPSNEDLNTAVTSLVAKYRQNWPNIHKLKLDPQTFKSCANYDYLADIQELLLKMDEASASEILVLLGEELITCCCTGIIERAFRCLGTDLQEFLGSLDGVYDVLKLQEEDVTDTGFVCAGEGELIFTSERPVIAWLLLGSLKALTRMLYKVDVNIKIEPVEGDARRYRYLFSLVKDNSQTMLMGRPTSVSKTIPETVQRSNSSNASDLQMNSSSFCKMFPWHFIMNEQLELVQLGRGFSKLYKPYMADFGCQATTYFDFKRPKGLTMKFRDIVRRTYTPFLIGLNNPPGAVDFPAIGLEIKGQMVHCPESNSLLFIGSPFLDGLDGLTCNGLFISDIPLHDATREVILVGEQARAQDGLRRRMDKIKNSIEEANSAVTKERKKNVSLLHLIFPAEIAEKLWLGSSIDAKTYPDVTILFSDIVGFTSICSRATPFMVISMLEGLYKDFDEFCDFFDVYKVETIGDAYCVASGLHRASIYDAHKVAWMALKMIDACSKHITHDGEQIKMRIGLHTGTVLAGVVGRKMPRYCLFGHSVTIANKFESGSEALKINVSPTTKDWLTKHEGFEFELQPRDPSFLPKEFPNPGGTETCYFLESFRNPALDSELPLVEHINVAMKTISEGGDA, translated from the exons ATGGCGTGTCCTTTCTTCAGGCGAGCAGACTCGCTGACACGCCAGCCCTCGGTCATCGCCGAGCCTGGTGGCCACTGGGCGCTCGAGGACGAGGAGCTCTCGGACGACGCCCTGACCCTCACCCATCTCCAGATGGCCATCCAGCTGCTGACGGCGCCGTCGAACGAGGACCTCAACACGGCGGTCACGTCTTTGGTGGCCAAGTACCGCCAGAACTGGCCCAATATCCATAAGCT CAAACTGGATCCGCAAACCTTCAAGAGCTGCGCCAACTATGACTACTTGGCGGACATCCAGGAGCTGCTGCTGAAGATGGACGAGGCCAGTGCCAGCGAGATTCTGGTGCTGCTCGGCGAGGAGCTGATCACCTGCTGCTGCACAGGGATCATTGAAAGAGCCTTCCGCTGCCTGGGCACCGATCTGCAGGAATTCCTGGGCTCCCTCGATGGCGTTTACGATGTGCTGAAGCTGCAGGAG GAGGACGTCACCGATACCGGATTCGTGTGTGCCGGCGAGGGCGAGCTGATCTTCACCTCGGAGCGTCCGGTCATTGCCTGGTTGCTTCTGGGCTCCCTGAAGGCGCTCACCCGCATGCTCTACAAGGTGGACGTGAACATCAAGATCGAGCCCGTGGAGGGTGATGCCCGGCGGTATCGCTACCTCTTCTCGCTGGTCAAGGACAACTCGCAGACCATGCTGATGGGTCGTCCCACTTCCGTGAGCAAAACCATCCCGGAAACGGTGCAGCGGAGCAACTCGAGCAACGCCTCCGACCTGCAAATGAATTCGTCCAGCTTCTGCAAGATGTTTCCCTGGCACTTCATCATGAACGAGCAGCTGGAGCTGGTGCAGTTGGGCAGGGGATTCAGCAAGCTGTACAAGCCCTACATGGCGGACTTTGGTTGCCAGGCAACCACCTACTTTGATTTCAAGCGACCCAAGGGATTGACCATGAAATTCCGGGACATAGTGCGGCGCACCTACACGCCCTTCCTGATCGGCTTGAATAATCCGCCGGGCGCCGTGGATTTCCCGGCCATTGGACTGGAGATCAAGGGACAGATGGTGCACTGTCCCGAGTCCAATTCGCTGCTCTTCATTGGATCCCCCTTCCTGGACGGTCTAGATGGGCTGACCTGCAACGGACTCTTCATCTCGGACATACCGCTGCACGACGCCACCAGGGAGGTGATCCTGGTGGGAGAACAGGCCAGGGCGCAGGATGGACTGCGCCGGCGCATGGACAAGATCAAGAACAGCATTGAGGAGGCCAACTCGGCGGTGACCAAGGAGCGGAAGAAGAACGTCAGCCTGCTGCACCTCATCTTTCCCGCGGAGATCGCCGAGAAGCTTTGGCTGGGCTCCTCCATTGACGCCAAGACGTATCCCGATGTCACGATCCTGTTCAGCGACATCGTCGGCTTCACAAGCATCTGTTCGCGGGCCACTCCCTTCATGGTGATCAGCATGCTGGAGGGGCTGTACAAGGACTTCGACGAGTTCTGCGACTTCTTCGACGTGTACAAGGTGGAGACCATCGGGGATGCCTACTGCGTGGCCAGCGGACTCCACCGAGCCTCCATCTACGACGCCCACAAGGTGGCCTGGATGGCCCTCAAGATGATCGACGCCTGCTCGAAGCACATCACCCACGACGGCGAGCAAATCAAAATGAGGATCGGCCTGCACACGGGCACTGTCCTGGCGGGAGTGGTGGGCAGGAAGATGCCCAGGTACTGCCTCTTTGGGCACAGCGTCACCATCGCCAACAAGTTCGAGTCGGGCAGCGAGGCGCTGAAGATTAATGTCAGCCCAACCACCAAGGA TTGGCTGACCAAGCACGAGGGCTTTGAGTTCGAGCTGCAGCCGCGGGATCCGTCGTTCCTGCCCAAGGAATTCCCCAATCCCGGCGGCACCGAGACCTGCTACTTCCTGGAGAGCTTCCGCAACCCGGCTTTGGACAGCGAGCTGCCGCTGGTGGAGCACATCAATGTGGCCATGAAGACCATATCCGAGGGCGGCGATGCCTAG
- the LOC6612717 gene encoding condensin complex subunit 1 — MEESHDFQFVLPLNASDLINSSGDQYYVKEIFGAQEIPAKLQECKRKVHLGDPFYIFEHFDLYYSILEARGSDGGSAQNLMRSFDLLYLTVEKLFQDLQPLLTVSEPMSNQQRNSYLNLTKMTLFLQVSTVKKINNSVQQAMRDQQLNVQKKRTKPSEGLDQFPNWEVKRGKFLVQLFNVLQCPLEKLWSPPVAEEDFINLLCDPCYRTIEVLPLRVDNKHVFDTIFQILGTSIKRFNQAMTFPVRILQILRGTEHASHSVAAGILLLHEEYGISSVFSILIKSIVDALRMDSSDSSVSKHFSNFLAEFSNIAPSLIVPHLEKLAEDLLDCQSHTLRNCVLQIIGDTVVSELTSEDLSEELKEVRNEFLEHLMAHILDISAHVRSKVLSIWHHLKTQHAIPLNFLIRVLEEAIGRLEDKSSLVRRAAMHLIKSALESNPYSSKLSIDELRAKHEHEVQAMEKLNEVLEEERKQEEKLNDEFSSLAPELLPFIEENLTEFPDMQFDKEESDETLMERIIPLMREKNYKDVIVLVRKVDFLAGNQNMSSLLKHEEHCVYVLALLKTYHLLAAGFKQSSEEMLQQIKTVQFLKDSIDFAVLMTSAFPKLHDMLMSKTNTDVFEAVDLFTTGYMFGIHGTESGMQRMLQLVWSSDKEKRDAVSDAYKRVLFSTDQTGRAHAIKVVQNLSKFLSEIEYGHYTALESLMTEWVLGGDIDAAVIQVLFERFTLKLEGTTSNESRLSLQLLIMASQSKSSIVSANTAIIEDIAVGERVRRDPRIFTSCLQLLVNSIDANNTAKYYKRQNSNAEFVAKITRLFLDFFFHKSLSDFDALAMSVFEYFYRMCQAPDVIAQQLVLALLKQFNESWLVKEAAAVVSSPDKADTDTVPDSQPLEIPHSQTLTPTQTQADSQSQMQGTMIPVYLVSRLVFCIGYMTIKEMIFLDMDIYNNMKYRDELTALEERNNRNQQAGSSHNAARLTLNMSAMEVRKRLSGVAAEPQQEPDDDLVGATAEDNIAEEIHGICEDMLLYNPDALLSKLAPFIIEICKRPGEFRDPTLQQAATLALARLMTVSSRFCESNMSFLMNILNLTKNIRIKCNTVVGLSDLTFRFPNIIEPWTGHFYAQLHESNTELRLTAVKMLSHLILNEMIRVKGQIADMALCIVDGNDEIRNITKQFFKEIANKSNILYNVLPDIISRLGDINLNLDEDKYRIIMSYILGLIQKDRQIETLVEKLCLRFPVTRVERQWRDIAYCLGLLTYNERAVKKLMDNMQHYRDKVQVDEVYQSFKLIISNTNKLAKPELKAVVTEFENRLNECLQVNPDTAAQGDQESTPEGQGNRTRAGARTKKGGRKPAVNRNNTARGRGRRARRDSTSEDSFSSSSSD, encoded by the exons ATGGAGGAATCACACGACTTCCAGTTCGTCCTTCCCCTGAATGCATCTGACCTGATCAACTCCAGCGGGGATCAGTACTACGTGAAGGAGATTTTTGGCGCCCAGGAGATTCCCGCGAAACTACAAG AATGCAAGCGCAAAGTTCACCTGGGCGATCCATTTTATATATTCGAGCATTTCGACTTGTATTACTCGATCCTCGAGGCTCGTGGCTCAGATGGCGGCTCTGCACAGAATCTGATGAGGTCCTTTGACCTTCTCTACCTGACCGTGGAGAAACTGTTCCAGGACTTGCAGCCCCTGCTGACGGTCAGTGAGCCCATGTCCAACCAGCAGCGCAATAGCTACCTCAACCTGACCAAGATGACGCTGTTCCTTCAGGTGAGCACCGTCAAGAAGATCAACAACAGTGTCCAGCAGGCCATGCGGGATCAGCAGCTCAATGTTCAGAAGAAGCGTACCAAACCGTCGGAGGGATTGGATCAGTTTCCCAACTGGGAGGTCAAGCGCGGCAAGTTCCTGGTGCAGCTCTTCAACGTGCTGCAGTGTCCGCTGGAGAAGCTCTGGAGTCCGCCCGTAGCCGAGGAGGACTTTATAAA TTTGCTCTGCGACCCCTGCTATCGAACAATCGAAGTTCTGCCGCTTCGAGTGGACAACAAACACGTATTCGACACGATCTTCCAGATCTTGGGCACATCGATCAAGCGCTTCAACCAGGCCATGACCTTCCCGGTGCGCATCCTGCAGATCCTACGTGGCACCGAGCATGCATCCCATTCAGTAGCAGCCGGAATTTTGCTTCTGCACGAGGAGTACGGAATTTCCTCGGTCTTCTCCATTCTAATCAAGAGCATTGTGGATGCCCTACGGATGGACAGCTCTGACTCTTCGGTCTCCAAGCACTTCTCCAATTTCCTGGCCGAGTTCTCGAACATCGCACCTTCGCTGATCGTACCGCACCTGGAAAAGCTGGCGGAAGACCTACTGGATTGTCAGTCTCACACGCTGCGGAATTGTGTGCTCCAGATCATCGGCGACACCGTGGTTAGCGAACTGACCTCGGAGGATCTTAGCGAAGAACTGAAGGAAGTGCGCAACGAGTTCCTCGAGCACCTGATGGCCCACATCCTAGATATTTCTGCACACGTGCGTTCCAAGGTGCTCAGTATCTGGCATCACCTGAAAACCCAGCACGCCATTCCGCTTAACTTCCTGATCAGAGTGCTGGAGGAAGCCATCGGAAGGTTGGAAGACAAGAGCTCGCTAGTGCGGCGTGCCGCCATGCATCTGATAAAATCCGCCCTGGAAAGCAATCCCTACAGCAGCAAGCTTTCCATAGATGAACTCAGAGCCAAGCATGAACACGAGGTGCAGGCCATGGAGAAACTTAATGAGGTACTCGAGGAAGAGCGCAAGCAGGAGGAAAAGCTCAACGACGAGTTTAGCAGTTTGGCGCCCGAATTGCTGCCTTTCATAGAGGAGAACCTTACGGAGT TTCCCGATATGCAGTTCGACAAGGAGGAGAGCGACGAGACCTTGATGGAGCGGATCATTCCGCTGATGCGCGAAAAGAACTACAAGGATGTTATTGTTCTCGTGCGAAAGGTAGACTTTTTGGCGGGAAATCAGAATATGAG TTCCTTGCTGAAGCACGAGGAGCACTGCGTGTATGTGCTGGCCTTGCTAAAGACATATCACCTGCTGGCTGCTGGATTTAAACAGAGC AGCGAGGAAATGCTGCAGCAGATCAAAACGGTGCAGTTCCTAAAGGATAGCATTGACTTTGCCGTCTTGATGACTTCAGCCTTCCCCAAACTGCACGATATGCTCATGTCCAAGACAAACACGGATGTTTTCGAGGCGGTGGACTTGTTCACCACCGGGTACATGTTCGGAATTCACGGCACGGAGTCGGGAATGCAGAGAATGCTGCAGCTGGTCTGGTCCTCGGACAAGGAGAAGCGAGATGCAGTGTCGGATGCCTACAAGCGCGTTCTGTTCTCCACGGACCAAACGGGTCGCGCTCATGCCATCAAGGTGGTGCAGAACCTGTCAAAGTTTCTCTCGGAAATCGAGTATGGTCACTACACGGCCTTGGAGTCGCTGATGACCGAGTGGGTGTTGGGTGGCGACATCGATGCTGCTGTCATCCAAGTGCTCTTTGAGCGCTTTACGCTAAAACTGGAGGGCACTACATCCAACGAATCTCGCCTGTCGCTCCAGCTCCTGATAATGGCCTCACAATCGAAATCCAGTATTGTTTCGGCCAACACTGCCATCATCGAGGATATCGCCGTCGGAGAGCGGGTGCGTCGTGATCCACGGATATTTACATCCTGTCTGCAGCTGCTGGTCAACTCCATCGATGCAAACAACACTGCCAAGTATTATAAGCGTCAGAACAGCAATGCAGAGTTCGTGGCAAAGATCACGCGGCTCTTCCTCGACTTCTTTTTCCACAAAAGTCTGTCCGACTTCGACGCCCTGGCCATGAGTGTTTTTGAATACTTCTATAGGATGTGCCAGGCGCCGGATGTGATTGCGCAGCAACTGGTGTTGGCTCTACTCAAGCAATTCAATGAGAGCTGGCTGGTCAAGGAAGCGGCTGCAGTAGTTTCCTCTCCAGACAAAGCGGATACAGATACCGTTCCGGACTCGCAGCCCTTGGAGATTCCCCACTCGCAGACCCTTACTCCCACTCAGACTCAAGCTGATAGCCAATCACAGATGCAAGGCACCATGATTCCCGTGTATCTGGTCTCCCGCTTAGTCTTTTGTATCGGCTACATGACCATCAAGGAGATGATCTTTCTCGACATGGACATCTATAATAACATGAAGTATCGCGACGAGCTGACGGCTCTTGAAGAGCGTAATAACCGCAATCAGCAGGCGGGAAGTTCACATAATGCGGCCAGACTTACGCTTAATATGTCAGCGATGGAGGTGCGCAAAAGGCTGTCCGGAGTGGCGGCGGAACCGCAGCAGGAGCCAGACGATGATCTGGTGGGAGCGACTGCAGAGGACAACATCGCCGAGGAAATCCACGGCATTTGCGAGGACATGCTGCTTTACAACCCAGACGCCCTGCTGTCCAAGCTAGCGCCATTTATCATAGAGATTTGCAAGCGTCCTGGTGAGTTTAGGGATCCCACGTTGCAACAGGCCGCCACTTTGGCTCTGGCCCGGCTCATGACCGTGTCCTCCCGTTTTTGCGAGTCCAACATGAGCTTTTTGATGAACATCCTCAACCTAACAAAGAACATTCGAATCAAGTGCAACACAGTTGTGGGGCTGTCGGATCTCACTTTCCGTTTCCCAAACATCATCGAGCCGTGGACGGGGCACTTCTACGCTCAGCTGCACGAATCGAACACCGAGTTGAGGCTAACTGCCGTCAAAATGCTGTCTCACCTGATCCTTAACGAAATGATACGTGTCAAGGGTCAAATCGCCGACATGGCGCTTTGCATTGTGGACGGCAACGATGAGATTCGCAATATCACCAAGCAGTTCTTCAAGGAGATAGCCAACAAATCGAACATTCTGTACAACGTGCTGCCGGATATCATTTCCCGGTTGGGGGACATAAACCTCAACCTAGATGAGGACAAGTACCGCATTATCATGTCCTACATCCTGGGTCTCATCCAGAAGGATCGCCAGATTGAGACGCTGGTGGAGAAGCTGTGCCTGCGCTTCCCGGTGACGCGGGTGGAGCGTCAATGGCGCGACATCGCCTACTGCCTCGGCCTGCTCACCTACAACGAGCGAGCTGTGAAGAAGCTCATGGACAATATGCAGCATTACAGGGACAAGGTCCAGGTGGACGAGGTGTACCAGTCCTTCAAGCTCATCATTAGCAACACCAACAAGTTGGCCAAGCCGGAGCTCAAAGCTGTGGTCACCGAGTTCGAGAACCGACTGAACGAGTGCCTGCAAGTCAACCCGGATACCGCTGCCCAGGGTGATCAAGAAAGCACCCCGGAAGGCCAGGGCAACAGAACCAGAGCGGGGGCAAGGACAAAGAAGGGTGGTCGCAAGCCGGCGGTCAACAGGAACAATACTGCGCGAGGACGCGGCAGACGTGCTCGTCGGGATTCCACCTCAGAAGACAGCTTCAGTTCCAGCAGCAGCGACTAG